The genomic region gatgCAATAATTTGTTTTCTGTCTAAAACTCCAAGCTGCGTCCTTGAAATCACTTGGAAATTCCCAATAATACTTTCCAATGACATCATCACCTGTTACAGCATTTAACTGTCCATTCACAGAGTGTATACCTAAACTCTCAACAGATTGCGTAATTTATCAATTATAGGTAAATGATGTCCAAGTAGGGCCTAGAACAAGATGTTTTATGTAATGATTATGGTTCCAGGATGAAAGACGATTTAGTTAATAATTTTTGGTCTACTGAGTGGGCAAGACATCTCTTCCATTGACTAGATTTGGAAAATAGGAATAGGAGTCATATTTACTTCCTTTGTCTAAAATAAATTTCTCCGTTAATATCTATAGATAAGTGATAACAACTAAGTTTAGCAACTAAGAGATCCTAACAGAGAAAAAGGGACACAATTATGAAACCTACAAATGAAATTCTGTAGTCTAAGAAAACAATTAGATGGTCTACAAATACACTTAAATAACTTCATTCAATGTCAAATAGAAGGTATAGGTAAATCATCAAATTAATGACTATTATCAACAATGGTGTAGCAAGTGGTCAACCACTCAAAATGTTGTAGATGATCGACAATAAAGAACTCCTAAATTACATTTccaaatgataataaaattgagGGATAATTACATATCAGCCCACATGTGGTTTGCACTGATTTAACTTTGTCCActgaaacaaaaattatcatttgAAAGTGCAAATGAGAGTTACTGAATGGTTCAAAAATTGCTTAGGTAAAGGgaagacaaaaaaacaaagaacaaaagaaaaagaaaactgatTTTACGCATTGCAGATGATTAAGTTCAAGAATCAAATGAAGTTTTACAAAAAGAGAACTTAAGACATTAGAAAATGAGCAAAAGAGGGCACCAAAAACATGAAAAGTTGACCATTTAATGATATATCCAACACATATTGTGTGACCATTTCATTATATGCATGATAATTATCACTAAATATTGGATAAATTACTATTTACAACAAGCAACACAAAATATAcagcagaaaataaaataaaggaatcacACTGCAAACAGGCAAAAACTATGACATGTTACCTGCACAAAATATGATCAAGTTGCCCTTCAATTCTGCGCtatccaataaaataattcaagATCATGTATGccataaattaattataaattcaatTTGCTATGCTAAAGGTTGGAAATTATGGTCTCAGCTAATGTGGTACCTTTTTCCTGTGAGTGGCCCAATAAGCAATAGTAGTAAAAGAGCACCATGGTACATAGAtgaacaaagtaaaaaaaaataaaaatatatatatataagaaatccaatatatatatataacaaaaacataaccaaaataaccccaataaaagaaaaggaataaacCTGTATAGGGAGACATGGATGATTGCTTCAACCAGTATCCCTCAGCCACAACAAAAAATagcaaatattaaaataaataaattaaatcaaagaTAGTAGTATGGAATTAACAGTGCAGGCAGTCCAGAGGTGAAGTCTGGTGAGAAGGGCAGAGATTTCAGGGTGAGAAGCAAGGATAAGGTTTTTGGGGAAGTATCTAGGGGATCACTCTAAATGTCACTGAAGCTATCAATCAAAACCAATGTCAAGGTTGTTGCCActgctttttcttcttgttttgcTCTTTAGGTTTCAGTTCTTTTGGGTTCTCACCACTCACCAAAATAAGTGCTCAACAAAAGTGCTGTTCACACGGTTGCTTCATTCTCTGCTTCGATGGGATAGTGGCAAACTCTCTTCTTATATATACATAGAGTATTGATAATTATGAAATGGTGTTCTACAGGGTTGTAACTCATCTCTGTCAGTTGACAAGCAAGTGCTACATTGCTCAAGCTTTTATCCTACATTCCAGTGGGCCACCATTCTCTTCTCCTAGGTTCAAGGGGATAATTTTCTTTTGCACCCTTTCTAGTCTCCTTTATACTGTCTATTCTGTTCAAAAATCCTTTTCACCTTTCTCATGCTTTGAGAGGggaaatttattattgttttatttatttattttttatatccttTACACCAACAGGAAATGGATCATTTTAATGCTCCAGATAGTTATGATTTAGTACAAAGGCTGAGTTACGCCCGCAAGcgatgaaaaaattaattatcaattatCCTCTATTTTGTACATGTTTGACAGACTTTTGCAACGCTTTATTGCTCACAGGCATGACCCTAAGATCAAGAAAACTACAGAATACAAGCAATTTTTCAGATCTACTAAGTTTTCCAATAAGTAGTAATTATGCAAGTTTACTGATAGTCTGaaaaaaggatgaaaagtaCAAGCGGAGACCAACTGGTACACAAAAAGGCATAACtaagaaggagaaaaagagcTGAATATGCATTATAGATATATCATATTCAGAATACAGTGACTAAGCACCAATCATGCATTCAGAGGTCTCTAAGTCAATGGCCCATGGTGAGGACATGTAAATGGTCATGCAATCAGTAGTAACTAGCAATAGAATCAACAACCAAAAGCAGATCGAAAGtctttttaaaacatttttgtttaaatttccTTAGTAGTATAAATCATAGCATCTTTGTTTAGGATAAAGAACAAAATGGTACTAACAGAAACACACCATATAGGCACATAAACATGTTGATCCACATATCCGCTGACATAAACATGTGATTGAACCCAGCTAAGCATGAGATAATAGCATCCCTTATCTAGATATATCTGTTAGAAGACAGAGACAGTAGGACATAGCAACATCACATATCTTGGAACCGGCTCTCCGTTATATAAATTAGCTTCTGATCATTGAAATTATGGTTAAAATGTAGTATAGAAACCAACAAAGACCATGTAGCTTGAACCAAGGAAGCAAGAACAAGAGCATGGAATGGTAACAGTCTCACTTGACAGGCACTCAGCTTCTCCTTCTCAATAATCTCAGTTTTAGAGCTTCTTATATTCTCCTGTTTTTCtggtcattttttcttttaaattgaaGTCAGGAGAGCTCTAGTGCAGCTCTTTGTAATGCTACCAGAGGGGCACACAAGCAAAGAAGGATTATGTTGGCcaaatattgttttttgttaATGCTGTCCTACTTTGATATGTGCACAAAAACTATCCATACAAGtatcaaatattaatatatagtaGCCACAAAAGGATATGTAAACCTGGGTAAAAATCAAGCTTTTAGCAAGACAAACACGCCTACTACTAAAAGGATAAGGAATAACAAAGGTTTCAATTCGTCCATAACGATAATTACTTCACTTCTTATATACACTCCGCCATATGCTTAGTAAGATACCACGTTTGCTCCATCAAATAAAACAAGACTCTCCATGAAAGTAGCTACAGATGAATAATGTTGGATATCAGGATCCTTCTTCTCATGTAGAGTTTCAGTGTCAACTAATACAAACTTAAATCCATGCGCCTCTACTTGATCACTGATGTAGCAAACCAGAAGCGAACCATACTCAGTAAAGGCAATGCAATGAGCTACTCTTTCAAATGGTACAACAAATAGTTTATTCCAAGACTCAACCACACCATACTCCTTCATCACCCATACGGAGTATTGGGTGCCAGGTTGTTCGCTATGTTCCCACGCAATTAAAGCCAATTTCCCCTTAAATAATGCAAGAAATGTCTGGAAGGTGTTCTCATCAACAGACCCATCAGGCAGTGCTAGCTCTCTGAACCGCTCGCTATTGACATCAAAGGCCATAATCATCCTACTCCTGCAATTCTTCTCGCCTTCCACAACATTTGACACCCAGTGCAAAGCTCCATTAACCAATGGGATCGGCAAAGGATAGTTTTTATCATAGAACATAACATTGGTTGCTGTCAAACTGGCGGTTCCAACACTCCTCCAAGAATCCGAACTTAATGTGTACACCTCAATCTCATGTGTAAACAAAGACAAACACGAAATCCTCACAACCTTGTAGTCATTATTCTCGGGGTGATACGCGAATCCGAGAGTAACATCTTTTAACTGTCCTAAGCAAGTATCAGGCAACTTCTTGAACATTCTAATACTGGGGTTCCACAAATATACAACATTAGCAGAATTGGCGAAACACAACAAGCCATTGCAGGAACCAACTATCTGGGTATAGATATAATGAAAATCAAAGGGGATTCCAAGCTCGGAAATCCTATCAAAAGTGCGGTCTAAAGCGACCGTACAAACTGGTCTTTGAAAACCAATGTTGGCTGTTACAGAGGGCATGTGTATGACAAAACCATTATCGTTATCATGGGAATCCTTGATGTTTTTAAGGTGGGTGGAGATGAAATTGGGGTTGGTGATTGAGGAGTCATAGGATTTAGATATGTACCTGAATCTTATGACTGATTTCACAGGTAGTCTTGCCAGGATGTTCAGTACGATGTCGTACGGAAGATAGCCATGTCGGAGAAACGGTTGTTGTGGACGTGTTTCTCCCATTTGGGATTGGGCCAAGACGGTAACCTAAACAGACTTATTTCAGTTACTCCGCTCTTCTCCTCTGGTAGACTGGCACTAcgggtttattttttaattttgtctttagaTAATGGtattatttcacttttttttttttttggctaaatctTTTTACACACAATTATACACAAACTTTTCcgtcaaaaaatataaaataaaattatgcatttttttttttcactaaaattgttgaattttgattttgagttgaaaTAATGACTACAAGCTACAATTtcaatgccaaaaaaaaaaaaaagtgtctatAGTGCAATAATAAGTGTGAGATAAGTACTACTCTTTCATTAATTGTAGAAACacatttggtttttttatttatgtttggtTTTGGAAAAGGTATgaactatttttcaaaaagcattATAGTTTATATTCCAAATTATACTTTACACtataaactttttgaatgcaGGTTTTGCATTTTAAACTATAACGAttgttgtttctcaaaaaaaaaaaaatgtagccgTTGTTACACATTGCATATTAATGTTAAGTTTACTGTTAACTTGGACAGAATTCCAAAGTTTATCATTCAAAGTGTAATTGGATATATGTTTTAGGGTgttaaagtgtaatttttcctttatttttgagATTAAGAAGatgggcaatttggtaatttcaCGTGGTGCCatactttttcatctttttcgTCCAAGTTAACAACAAGCTTGACGATGTTAGGATACAAAATGTGCAAGGTGTCATACTTTTCTATTGCATGGTAGTCTCCGAGGCAAGTCTTTGTGGGGAGGATATTTTTGCTAGCCCGATAAGTGAAGTTCTGGAGTTTGCATAGGCATTTTAGGCTCCAAATAGACTTCCATAAGCTTGTCATAGCTGTGCTGTCCAAACATTGTCCCTTGTTTTTGTTGTCCAGAAGTCTTTGGGCAACACGATATGCACTACGAACAGAAAATATGCCATTTGCAGTAGCTGACCATACGAGCTTGTCTTCAGTGGGGAAGGAGCTGAGAGGGATTCCGAGGATAGCTTCAGCTTCATATGGGAGGAACGTATTTCGTATTATCTCTTCTTTCCAAGTGTGCAAGGTCTGATCTATTAGGCATGATATCTAGTTTCCCTTATGGAGATTCTTCCTCGAGCTAATAGGCTTGAAGTGTGTGGGTGTTGGCATCCATTTGTCCTCCCATATTCCGACCTTGCTACCATTTCCAATGTTCCATCGTGCACCCTCCACCACTATCTCCTTAGCAGCCATAATGCTTCTCCATGCAAAGGAGGGGTGATTACCTAACTCAGCCTCGAGGAGAGTGGAGTGCTCAAAATACTTGGCTTTAAAAACTTGACGAAAAGAGCCAAGTTAAAGGCCTTTAAGTCTTTGAATCCCATCCCCCTGCCTACCTTTGGCCTGCAAAGTTTGTCCCAGGCAATCCACGAaatctttctctcattttttttttctccccacCAAAACCTGCTAATCATGGCTCCAAGCTCTTTGCACAACGAATCTAGGAGCTTAAAACAGCTCATAGAGTATGTTAGTGTGGCCTGAGCTACAGCTTGATAAGCGTTTCTCTACCAGCACAAGAAATAAACTTCCCTTTCTAGCCCGCAATCTTCTTCCCCACCTGGTCCTTGATTTTGTTGAAcactttctttttccctttgctGACTAGTGAAGGTGTGAATATTACACGAATAGTTACGTACAATTGGGAATTGATTGTATGACATGAGTATTTTTTTTGCCAGCTTTACAGATGTACGCATACTATACATACTACTATTAAAatcactttatttttatttttatttttatttctaggCTTATAAAAGTGTCACACAAGGACAAATAATGTACATGGTGTAAGTATacactattattttaaatatcaaGGTATATCAAGGCGGCCATACTGAGATACAGTGCTGAAGTAATGACATTTGAAGCTGCTTCAAGGTAAGCCCTAATCGGTTATTTTATGCCCATGACTTGTATTAGAGAGTACTCCAATGAGATTCCccattaaaagaaaatacttcAACACATGGTGGTACTGTGGTACATATCATATAAAGTCTTATAAGCCGAACAAGAAGCACAAAATCTCAAGtatgaaaatcaaacaaaataaatagtttcataaatgtattttggcaaaaataacattttggtccctatatttttgAGATCACAGataatttggtccctacattttggtagTAATCAATTTGGTCgttgttattttcaacttgtagTCAAATTGGTTCTTTACCATTAACTCATTGGACATAGTTATTTGACTGCAAGTTAACAATGACCAAATTGACTATAACCAAAATATATGACCAAATTGACTGTGACctcaaaatgtaggaaccaaaatagtatttttgctATGTATTTTTGTATTGAAGAATTTATTGGTATAATGGTATTTTCGCTATGTATTTTCGTATTGAAGAATTTGTTGGTATAATTCTCtgatttaaattcaaatacaataGAATAATCATCTGATTTGATTTCCCTAAAAAAGTCTTCAATTCAAGAATTGTCTTGATTCAAACACAAGTTGTTCTTCACTTTGATTGGAAAATGGATTGAAAGATCCATGAAAACGAATTGTGATGTgtgcttgttagaaattctttgtttttcaggttcttcatgttctttgtGCGTTTTTCGAATGTTCTTGATCTTCGAAgatttgtggtggaagttcttcaggGCTTCAGAGCTTAAATCCAATGGAACTTCGATGGATCAAACTCTTTTAAGCTTCTAGAGATTTTAAACCTTGATTCTAGTAAAgatttgaaacttagaagaATAATTTGGATGAATGTTTTTCGAATGTTCTGTCTTCGAAGATTTGTAGTGGAAATTCTTTGGAGTTTTGGAGGCTTGAATTCGTAGAGTTTCACTATTTTATAGTCTCTTGGAGTTTCTGGAAGTTTTTGAACTTGGTTTaatgaactttgagatctagaGGAATGATTTAAATGTGCTTGATATTCGAAGGTTGAAGTtattgaaattcttggaggatCCAGGGCTTGAATTTGGCAAAACTTCGAGAATTCTGAATGTGCTTGAACTCATCCATAAGATTAAGAGGAGCCTCTATTTATAGGTGATTTGAAGACACATGATTGACTCTCATTGATAACACATGTCATGATTTGAATGGAGAAACTTTATGTTTTGTTCTCCAAGGGATACATGGCATTATTTGATTAGTCAAagtgttttaatttaaaataacacatAACAGCTTTTAATTAGATTTCTTAtgtcattttaaattaaatatcaatatgTGTTGATGTGTGATTGACCCTAGGTATTCTGTGTAATTTTTATCTGCAAATACTTAAAATATTTCCATTGGTCTCTAAATAATAACGGTGGGACCACCCACCCACTTAAACATAAACATAGTCACTAATTTTTGTAAATTCAAGACCATTGGATTTGTAGTTCACCCGGTGACGACAATCCTAAGGCCTATATGGTGTTGAACCAGAAAGACTATAATGAGTTCTCTCCCAAGTAGGAgtacttctctctcttttgaaaGGGACTTTTTCCTCCCTTAGTTTTTGGCCAAAATGGCCCAttagcattaatttttaaacattataattagTAGGTACTGTttctaaactatattttttgctaacatctcgagtctaaaagaatCAATTTTAGGCTATAAaacgagtctcaaagactcgattttcatggtcAGATCaagtctgatgtggcattttttttcaCGTGGACtctacctgaaaatcgagtATCTGACACTCGATTTAcaactttcacttttttttttttttttttttttcatttcctcatTGCATTTGTTTTCCGGCACAAGGTCAGCCACCACAGGCCCATCGCCGCCGACCAGCAGCGCGACCCAGGTAGCGCTACCCAGGTGACGCCGCCCCCTGCGCGCCTGGGTCGCGACCTGGGTCGCGCGCTTAGGTCTTGCGCTTGGGTCGCGACCCAGGTCGCGCAGGGGTCGCGACCCAGATCACGACCCAGGTGGCGACTTGCGCGCCTGGGTTGCGACCCAGGTCTCGCAGGGGTCGTAACCCAGGTCGTGTAGGTCGCAACCTGGGTCGCGACCTAGGTGGCACGACCCAGAGAtttctgggattttttttttggtggtttgtaaatcgagtctctaagactcgattttcaggtggtCACCTTGTggataaaatgccacatcagacgtgATAGACcttagaaatc from Castanea sativa cultivar Marrone di Chiusa Pesio chromosome 11, ASM4071231v1 harbors:
- the LOC142614506 gene encoding F-box/kelch-repeat protein At3g06240-like; translation: MGETRPQQPFLRHGYLPYDIVLNILARLPVKSVIRFRYISKSYDSSITNPNFISTHLKNIKDSHDNDNGFVIHMPSVTANIGFQRPVCTVALDRTFDRISELGIPFDFHYIYTQIVGSCNGLLCFANSANVVYLWNPSIRMFKKLPDTCLGQLKDVTLGFAYHPENNDYKVVRISCLSLFTHEIEVYTLSSDSWRSVGTASLTATNVMFYDKNYPLPIPLVNGALHWVSNVVEGEKNCRSRMIMAFDVNSERFRELALPDGSVDENTFQTFLALFKGKLALIAWEHSEQPGTQYSVWVMKEYGVVESWNKLFVVPFERVAHCIAFTEYGSLLVCYISDQVEAHGFKFVLVDTETLHEKKDPDIQHYSSVATFMESLVLFDGANVVSY